Proteins encoded in a region of the Dorea longicatena genome:
- a CDS encoding tRNA1(Val) (adenine(37)-N6)-methyltransferase, translating to MITKLLPNERLDDLQIKGYEIIQSPGRFCFGMDAVLLSAFARVKKNEKALDLGTGTGILPILLEAKYPGLHYTGLEIQEESADMARRSVSYNGLEERIDIVTGDIKEAASIFGAASFGVITTNPPYMIGDHGLKNQNEALYIARHEALCTLDDILRESAKILKVKGRFYMVHRPFRLPEIMTKMCAYGIEPKRMRLVYPYIDKEPNMVLIEGMKGGNPRMQVEPPLVVYQKDGSYTEELLALYGMSPS from the coding sequence ATGATAACTAAATTACTTCCGAATGAAAGACTGGATGATCTGCAGATCAAAGGATATGAGATCATTCAAAGTCCGGGCCGTTTCTGTTTTGGAATGGATGCAGTGCTTTTGTCAGCATTTGCCAGAGTAAAGAAGAATGAAAAAGCACTGGATCTCGGAACGGGAACAGGAATTCTTCCGATACTTCTGGAGGCAAAATATCCGGGACTGCATTATACAGGACTGGAGATCCAGGAAGAGAGTGCAGATATGGCAAGGCGCAGTGTCAGTTATAACGGGCTGGAAGAACGGATCGACATTGTAACGGGAGATATCAAGGAGGCAGCATCCATATTCGGAGCCGCCTCTTTTGGGGTTATTACAACCAATCCCCCGTATATGATCGGAGACCACGGACTGAAGAATCAGAATGAAGCATTGTATATTGCAAGACATGAGGCACTTTGTACACTGGATGATATCTTAAGAGAGAGTGCGAAGATACTGAAAGTCAAAGGAAGATTCTATATGGTCCACAGACCGTTCAGGCTTCCGGAGATCATGACAAAGATGTGTGCGTATGGAATTGAGCCGAAGCGTATGCGGCTGGTATATCCGTATATAGATAAAGAACCGAATATGGTTCTGATCGAGGGAATGAAGGGTGGCAATCCGAGGATGCAGGTAGAACCGCCGTTGGTTGTATATCAGAAAGATGGAAGTTATACGGAGGAACTGCTTGCACTCTACGGAATGAGTCCGTCGTAA
- a CDS encoding PSP1 domain-containing protein yields the protein MTKVIGVRFRTAGKIYFFSPGKLEIKTGDKVIVETARGVEFGSVVTGPKEVEDDKITQPLKSVIRLATEDDKKKEEKNKEKEKEAFKICLDKIHKHGLEMKLIDAEYTFDNNKVLFYFTADGRIDFRELVKDLASVFRTRIELRQIGVRDETKIRGGIGICGRPLCCHTYLSEFAPVSIKMAKEQNLSLNPTKISGVCGRLMCCLTNEEETYEELNSHLPANGDHVTTPEGLRGDVQSVNVLRQLVKVVVTLDNDEKEIREYPAAELKFKPRRKKKDVRLSKEEMKELKALEEKNGASKLDDN from the coding sequence ATGACGAAGGTAATAGGCGTTAGATTCAGAACTGCCGGAAAAATATATTTCTTTTCACCGGGAAAACTTGAGATCAAGACCGGTGATAAGGTAATCGTTGAGACTGCAAGAGGTGTGGAATTTGGTTCCGTAGTAACCGGACCGAAAGAAGTGGAAGATGACAAGATCACACAGCCACTCAAATCCGTGATCCGTCTTGCGACAGAGGACGATAAGAAAAAAGAAGAGAAGAATAAAGAAAAAGAAAAAGAAGCATTCAAGATTTGTTTAGACAAGATCCACAAACACGGCCTTGAGATGAAACTGATCGATGCGGAATATACATTTGATAATAATAAAGTGCTGTTTTACTTTACGGCAGACGGACGAATTGATTTCCGTGAGCTTGTAAAGGATCTGGCGAGTGTGTTCCGTACCAGAATCGAGTTAAGACAGATCGGAGTGCGTGATGAGACGAAGATCCGCGGCGGGATCGGTATCTGTGGAAGACCACTTTGCTGCCACACGTATTTATCCGAGTTCGCACCGGTATCGATCAAGATGGCGAAAGAACAGAATCTTTCACTGAACCCGACAAAGATATCCGGAGTCTGCGGAAGACTGATGTGTTGTCTGACGAATGAAGAAGAGACATATGAAGAACTGAACAGCCATCTTCCGGCGAACGGAGATCATGTGACGACACCGGAAGGATTAAGAGGAGATGTACAGTCAGTTAACGTGCTCCGCCAGCTGGTTAAGGTTGTTGTGACGCTGGATAATGACGAGAAAGAGATCCGTGAATATCCGGCAGCAGAACTGAAGTTCAAACCAAGACGTAAGAAGAAAGACGTAAGACTTTCGAAAGAAGAGATGAAGGAACTGAAGGCGTTAGAAGAAAAGAACGGAGCGTCAAAATTAGATGATAACTAA
- the holB gene encoding DNA polymerase III subunit delta': MGSFKDVVGHKDILKYISSAVENNRVSHAYILNGERGSGKKMLANLFAMTLLCETGDNEPCGKCHSCKQAESGNHPDIIRVTHEKPNSISVDDIRTQVNNTVDIKPYQGPYKVYIIPQADMMTPQAQNAILKTIEEPPSYAVFLLLTENAETLLPTINSRCVMLKLRNIKDTLIKKYLMENLEIPDYKADMCTAFAQGNMGRAIMLANSDHFNEIREEAVQLLKHINEMELNEIVAAVKNISVYKLEITDYLDIIMIWYRDVLLYKATKEIDKVVFKDQLQSIKEQARKSSYEGIELILESLEKAKARLKANVNFDLVMELLFLTIKEN, from the coding sequence ATGGGAAGCTTTAAAGATGTGGTTGGCCACAAAGACATATTAAAATATATCAGCAGTGCAGTAGAGAATAACAGGGTCTCTCATGCATATATTCTGAACGGGGAGAGAGGTTCCGGTAAGAAGATGTTGGCGAATCTGTTCGCCATGACGCTTTTGTGTGAGACCGGGGACAATGAACCGTGTGGAAAATGTCATTCCTGCAAGCAGGCAGAGAGTGGCAATCATCCGGACATTATCCGTGTGACACATGAAAAGCCGAACAGCATCAGCGTAGATGATATCCGTACACAGGTGAATAACACTGTGGATATCAAACCATATCAGGGACCGTACAAAGTCTACATTATCCCACAGGCAGATATGATGACACCGCAGGCACAGAATGCGATCCTGAAGACGATCGAGGAACCGCCGTCATATGCAGTTTTCTTGCTGCTGACGGAGAATGCGGAGACATTACTTCCGACGATCAATTCCAGATGTGTAATGTTAAAGCTGCGTAATATCAAAGATACACTGATCAAAAAGTATCTGATGGAGAATCTGGAGATTCCGGATTATAAAGCAGATATGTGCACGGCATTTGCACAGGGTAATATGGGACGTGCGATCATGCTGGCCAATTCCGATCATTTTAACGAGATCAGAGAAGAAGCGGTACAGCTTCTGAAGCATATCAATGAGATGGAATTAAATGAAATCGTTGCTGCGGTTAAGAATATATCCGTATATAAATTAGAGATCACAGACTACCTGGACATTATCATGATCTGGTACAGGGATGTCTTATTATATAAAGCAACAAAAGAGATTGACAAGGTCGTATTCAAAGACCAGTTACAGAGTATAAAAGAACAGGCGAGAAAGAGCTCTTATGAAGGAATCGAACTGATCCTGGAGAGCCTTGAGAAAGCGAAAGCCAGACTGAAAGCGAATGTTAACTTCGATCTGGTTATGGAGCTTTTGTTCCTGACCATAAAGGAGAACTAA
- a CDS encoding guanylate kinase produces MGKIYYMMGKSSSGKDTIYKDIRKDLPELKTLTLYTTRPMREGEKDGVEYYFVTDEILEKYREEGKIIELRTYQTVYGDWKYATIDDGQINLDENDYLMIGTLESYIKTKEYYGNENLIPLYIEVEDKERLMRAIVREQQQNHPGYEEVCRRFLADQKDFSEDNLKKAGITRRYQNDDKVRCKEEIVEVIRDGKL; encoded by the coding sequence ATGGGTAAGATATACTACATGATGGGTAAAAGCTCTTCGGGAAAGGATACGATTTACAAAGATATCAGAAAGGATCTTCCGGAGCTTAAGACTTTAACTTTATATACGACCAGACCGATGCGTGAAGGCGAGAAAGATGGAGTGGAATATTACTTCGTAACGGATGAAATACTTGAAAAATACCGTGAAGAGGGTAAAATAATTGAACTTCGCACCTATCAAACCGTGTATGGGGACTGGAAATATGCTACAATAGATGATGGACAGATTAATCTGGATGAAAATGATTATCTCATGATCGGTACACTGGAGTCTTATATAAAGACAAAAGAGTACTATGGAAATGAGAACCTGATCCCGCTTTATATCGAAGTGGAGGATAAAGAACGCCTGATGCGCGCGATCGTGCGAGAACAGCAGCAGAATCATCCGGGCTATGAAGAAGTCTGCAGAAGATTTCTGGCTGATCAGAAAGATTTTTCGGAGGATAATCTGAAGAAAGCAGGAATTACAAGAAGATATCAGAATGATGATAAAGTACGATGCAAAGAAGAGATAGTAGAGGTAATACGAGATGGGAAGCTTTAA
- a CDS encoding aminotransferase class I/II-fold pyridoxal phosphate-dependent enzyme, producing MNNIFDKLKAYSDSDYYAFHMPGHKRNLDLMDGTSPYRIDITEIDGFDDLHHAEGILRDAQERAARVYHADETHFLVNGSTVGILSAILGTTEKGDSILVARNCHKSVYHAIYLNELDPVYLYPKFDTEQGLSTEIDVADVQKALEEHPKIRAVMIVSPTYDGVVSDIEKIAEIVHAKGCPLIVDEAHGAHFGFDPYFPKSANIYGADLVINSLHKTLPALTQTALLHVNGDMVKRRKVKQYLDMLQTSSPSYILMASIDACIGMLEETLETHSDARPDYKYKNIFSEYANRIEALRKDLKRLKYLKIIQTDNTDRYDRSKFVISVKHAPMSSHELYEILLHRYHLQMEMLAGTYVLAMTTVGDTQEGLDRLRDALLEIDKEIDTKQGRPAAIETDLPLSGRQPALEKVWTIAEAVNRTDKIQKRSFEDSIGCISVEYAYLYPPGSPLIVPGERITKEAVEILHWYQEHDFSIEGLQSEDGIEVWIDG from the coding sequence ATGAATAATATATTTGATAAATTAAAGGCTTACAGCGATTCTGACTACTATGCATTCCATATGCCGGGGCACAAGAGAAATCTGGATCTGATGGACGGGACATCTCCGTACCGGATCGATATTACAGAGATTGATGGCTTTGATGATCTGCATCATGCAGAGGGAATTCTAAGAGATGCGCAGGAAAGAGCAGCAAGAGTTTACCATGCGGACGAGACACATTTTCTGGTGAATGGAAGTACGGTTGGAATCTTAAGTGCAATATTAGGAACAACTGAAAAAGGAGATTCCATACTTGTGGCAAGAAATTGCCACAAGTCTGTGTATCATGCGATATATCTGAATGAACTGGATCCGGTCTACCTCTATCCGAAATTCGATACGGAACAGGGACTGAGCACAGAGATTGATGTTGCGGATGTACAGAAAGCACTGGAAGAACATCCGAAGATCCGCGCGGTGATGATCGTGTCACCGACATATGATGGTGTGGTGTCGGACATCGAAAAGATTGCAGAGATTGTGCATGCAAAAGGGTGTCCGCTGATCGTGGATGAAGCACACGGTGCGCATTTCGGATTTGATCCGTATTTCCCAAAGAGTGCGAATATATATGGTGCGGATCTGGTGATCAACAGTCTTCATAAGACGCTTCCGGCGCTGACACAGACGGCGCTTCTGCATGTGAACGGGGACATGGTGAAGCGAAGAAAAGTGAAACAGTATCTGGATATGTTGCAGACGAGCAGTCCGTCGTACATATTGATGGCGAGTATCGATGCGTGTATCGGAATGCTGGAAGAGACACTTGAAACGCATTCGGATGCAAGACCAGATTATAAATATAAAAATATTTTTTCTGAGTATGCCAATCGCATTGAAGCACTTCGCAAAGATCTGAAACGGCTTAAGTATCTGAAAATTATCCAGACTGATAATACAGACCGCTATGACAGATCCAAATTCGTGATCTCCGTAAAACACGCACCGATGTCCAGTCACGAGCTGTATGAGATATTACTTCATAGATATCATTTGCAGATGGAAATGCTGGCAGGGACCTATGTTCTGGCTATGACAACTGTGGGAGATACGCAGGAAGGTCTGGACCGGTTGAGAGATGCGCTGCTAGAGATTGATAAAGAGATAGATACCAAGCAAGGCCGGCCGGCTGCTATTGAAACCGACCTCCCACTTTCCGGCAGACAGCCGGCACTTGAAAAAGTGTGGACGATCGCAGAGGCAGTGAACCGCACGGATAAGATACAAAAACGAAGCTTTGAAGACAGTATCGGATGCATTTCTGTGGAATACGCATACCTCTATCCGCCGGGAAGCCCGCTGATTGTACCGGGTGAGCGTATTACAAAAGAAGCGGTAGAGATACTTCACTGGTATCAGGAACATGATTTTTCGATTGAGGGACTTCAATCGGAAGATGGCATAGAGGTGTGGATAGATGGGTAA